A window of Limosilactobacillus reuteri genomic DNA:
AGTTTTTTTCGGGCATTGAAGCCATGGATAACCATGAACTAATGAACGTAAATAATGCCGCTAGAATAGGCATGATGTAGTATGGGTCCGGGTGACCTAACTGAAGCCACAAGAAAGTTCCATTCCGTAAGGCTGAGGTCCGCCAGATTGCTTGATAAAGAGCCCACATAACTGGTAACTGAACCAGTAACGGAAGCATCGAAGTCCATGGATTAACTCCTGCTTCTTTATAGAGCTTCTGCGTTTCCATTTGCATCTTTTGCATTGACTCGCGATCACGTGATGAGTACTTTTTCTGAATTGCCTTTAGTTGAGGAGCAAGTTCTTGTGTCTTCATCATGGTCTTTGTTTGGTAGAACATCAATGGCAGTAAGATAATCCGGATGATGATCGTAAAGATAATGATCCCCATTCCATATCCGCCAAAGTGCTTTGATAACCAAATGATAAATTGTGAACAGTTATAGATAATGTAGTGGTCCCAGATACCAGTACTATGACTAGTAATTGGCTTATTGGAGCAAGCAGCTAAAAATAGGGTTAAGCTCATGATTGCTCCCAAACTTAGGAATTTTTTTGTTTTCTTATTCAAATCCTAATCCTCACTTTTTTCATCTAACAAATGTGCCCGCTTTAAAACGTGCACTAGGTTTTTCTTTGTTTCTGCCATTGATAAACCATCTGCCGCTGACCGAGCAATAACCAAGAAATCAACATCGGACCGTAATTGCGGTTTCACCTCTAATAATGTTTGACGAATACGCCGCTTAACCCAATTACGATGAACAGCATTTCCAATCCTTTTTCCGACAGAAATACCGACACGAAAATGTTTTTGTCCTGGTTTTTCCATTTGATATACGACAAATTTGTGGTTGGCCACGGAATTATGGGTTTCAAAAACCCGTTGAAACTCACTTTCCTTTTTTACGCGATATGATTTTCTCATTATATATAATCCCCAGCCTTAATTTAAGTAGATATAAAAATAGGGCCGGGCATACGACAACTTTAACGATTCAAATGCTCGCCAAGCTGACTGCCCTGCCCCACACAATAAAAAAGCCACTATAAAAGTGGCCGTGGTTATGCAGATAATACTTTTCTGCCCTTTTGACGCCGACGTGCTAATACC
This region includes:
- the yidC gene encoding membrane protein insertase YidC, with the translated sequence MNKKTKKFLSLGAIMSLTLFLAACSNKPITSHSTGIWDHYIIYNCSQFIIWLSKHFGGYGMGIIIFTIIIRIILLPLMFYQTKTMMKTQELAPQLKAIQKKYSSRDRESMQKMQMETQKLYKEAGVNPWTSMLPLLVQLPVMWALYQAIWRTSALRNGTFLWLQLGHPDPYYIMPILAALFTFISSWLSMASMPEKNSMTTTMTWFMPIMVFFMALGFSSAITLYWVVTNAFQVVQTLIIQNPFKIRREREEKQRAEKAKRRKIEKAKRRAYQSRRK
- the rnpA gene encoding ribonuclease P protein component translates to MRKSYRVKKESEFQRVFETHNSVANHKFVVYQMEKPGQKHFRVGISVGKRIGNAVHRNWVKRRIRQTLLEVKPQLRSDVDFLVIARSAADGLSMAETKKNLVHVLKRAHLLDEKSED